GGGCGACCTCGTAGCGCCGCGTCTCCGACAGGCGCCCGACCATGCCGAAGTCGATGAAGGCGATGCGGTTGTCCGGCAGGTAGAAGACGTTGCCCGGATGGGGGTCGGCGTGGAAGAAGCCGTCGTCGAGGATCATCTGCAGCACGGCGGTGGCACCGCGCCGGGCGAGCACCGGGGCGCTCAGGCCGGCGAGCGGCAGCCGGCGCAGGTCGCGGCCGGCGATGCCGTCGACGAAGTCCTGCACGTTGAGGCGTTCGCAGGTCCAGCGCCAGTGGATGCGCGGCACGACGATGTCGGCACGCTCGGCCAGGTTGGCGGCGACCCGCTCGGCGTTGCGCGCCTCGGCGGCGAAGTCGAGCTCCCGGCGCAGCGACAGCACGAACTGGCGCACCACCTCGCGGGGCCGGTAGCGGCGCAGGTCCGGGGCGTCCTTGTCGATGATCTCGGCGACCCGCTCGAGCAGGCGCAGGTCGGCCTCGACCACCGGCCGGATGCCCGGCCGGCGCACCTTGAGGACCACCTCGGTGCCGTCGGGCAGCTGGGCGCGATGCACCTGCGCCAGCGAGGCGGCCGCCAGGGCGGTGGTGTCGAGCACCGGGAAGATCTCTTCGGGCGGCGCGCCCAGGTCGTCGGTGAGCTGCGCGCGCAGGGCCTCGAAGGGCAGCGGCGGCGCCTCGTCCTGGAGCTTGCTCAGCTCGTCGATCCATTCGGGCGCAAACAGGTCGACGCGGGTGGCGAGGATCTGTCCCAGCTTGACGAAGCTCGGCCCCAGCTCCTCGAGGGCACGACGCACCCGGGCGGGCGGAGCGAGCCGCGCCAGCTCCTCCGGCGCGCGCCAGTGCAGTGCCCGGCCGGCCTTTTCCAGGGCGCCGGCCATGCCGACCCGGCGCACCAGGTCGCCGAAGCCGTAGCGGATCAGGACCGAGGCGATGTCATGCAGTCGTCCCAGGTCGCGCACGGCGCCGATGGCGTCCCACAGCATCAGGGCTTCTCGTGCGTGTCGGCGCTGTCCTGGAGTCGGTCGGCGATGCCGCGCAGAAAGCCCGCCGTGAGCCCGGCGAGCAGCCGGCCGCTGGCCTGCAGGGTGTGGGCGCCGTCGCTGATCGTCTCGCGGGTCAGCTCGGCGAGGGTCTGGGTGAGCTTGCCCTGGATCTCGACCAGCTCGCGGCCCGCGCTGGTGCCGTGGATGCGTGCATGGTCGGCCAGCTGGGTGAAGGTGGTCTGGGCCGCGCCGGTCGCCTGGCGCGCACCCTTGGCGAAGGTGTCGGCCATGAGCGACTGCAGCGACTTGACGTCCTCGAGCAGGCTGGCGAATTCCTCGGCGGAGTAGTCCTTGCCCTTGCCGCGCGCCTCCTGGATGGCCAGCGAGGTGGCCTCGGCGAAGTTGCGCAGCGCGCCGTCCATGCCGTGCATCGCCTCCTTCACCGCCTCTTCCATGCGTGCGCTGCGTTTCGCGGCGCCGGTGCGCACGCCGTCGGTGACGGTGGCGAAGGTCTCGCGCATGCCCGCGGTGTCGAGCGGCCGGCCCGACAGGGCGTCGAGGGTGAGCCGGCGGACGCGCTCGGCGATCTCCCGGGGATCCTGCTGCAGGGCGTCGCTGACTTGCTGTTCGAGCTGTTTCGGTTCCATCGCAAAACCTCCAAGTGTCGTGACTGTCATGCCAGCACCGGGCGGCGCCGGCGTCAAGCGTCGCGTCAGTCGGGCGCGCCGGTGATGCTGAGGGTGTGTCCGTCGAATTCGATCACGTCGCCGCTGACGATCTGCCGTCGCTTGCGCGTCTCCACCTCGCCATTGACCCGCACCCGGCCGTCCGCGACGGCGGCCTTGGCGTCGCCGCCGCTGGCCGCGAGGCCTTCGAACTTGAGGATCTTGTACAGCTCGACGGGTTG
The nucleotide sequence above comes from Nitrogeniibacter mangrovi. Encoded proteins:
- a CDS encoding ABC1 kinase family protein — translated: MLWDAIGAVRDLGRLHDIASVLIRYGFGDLVRRVGMAGALEKAGRALHWRAPEELARLAPPARVRRALEELGPSFVKLGQILATRVDLFAPEWIDELSKLQDEAPPLPFEALRAQLTDDLGAPPEEIFPVLDTTALAAASLAQVHRAQLPDGTEVVLKVRRPGIRPVVEADLRLLERVAEIIDKDAPDLRRYRPREVVRQFVLSLRRELDFAAEARNAERVAANLAERADIVVPRIHWRWTCERLNVQDFVDGIAGRDLRRLPLAGLSAPVLARRGATAVLQMILDDGFFHADPHPGNVFYLPDNRIAFIDFGMVGRLSETRRYEVAQVLSGLVSHDSEGVADILLDWSSETRADTDALRDEIDAFVDQYRGVPLQRLDMTAMLADVVAILRDHGLALPPDLALLIKAFVTLEGLGRQLDPDFDMASEAAPYLRQAMLAHNAPTAVARRGWRALASAATLLASLPRDIRTLLRAAQRGRLQVQVDVPPLDRFGERMDKASNRLALAILTAALIVGSSIVISVEKEPLLAGFPPLGVSGFIAALIGALAVLISILRSHKR
- a CDS encoding DUF6781 family protein, with the protein product MEPKQLEQQVSDALQQDPREIAERVRRLTLDALSGRPLDTAGMRETFATVTDGVRTGAAKRSARMEEAVKEAMHGMDGALRNFAEATSLAIQEARGKGKDYSAEEFASLLEDVKSLQSLMADTFAKGARQATGAAQTTFTQLADHARIHGTSAGRELVEIQGKLTQTLAELTRETISDGAHTLQASGRLLAGLTAGFLRGIADRLQDSADTHEKP
- a CDS encoding RNA-binding S4 domain-containing protein — its product is MKTVELTRQPVELYKILKFEGLAASGGDAKAAVADGRVRVNGEVETRKRRQIVSGDVIEFDGHTLSITGAPD